Proteins encoded together in one Coffea arabica cultivar ET-39 chromosome 2c, Coffea Arabica ET-39 HiFi, whole genome shotgun sequence window:
- the LOC113724531 gene encoding uncharacterized protein, with protein MGPIIWLLRVRDTDERPSLGYVYEGMFRAITGIKKLFRSSERLYKPNIDIINDRWDRMLRKNLHATAYFLNPAFQYDTATFSTHLQITNGLLDYIESKVDWCSVKNLTREIGMYREREGSFGRKLAILTSKKDRPENWWKLFGCDAPNLQKLAIRVLSQTASSSGCERNWSVFERIHTKKRNRLEHQRLNDLVYVHYNLRLQYRYM; from the exons ATGGGTCCTATTATTTGGTTGTTGAGAGTTCGTGACACTGATGAAAGGCCTTCTTTGGGGTATGTGTATGAAGGTATGTTTAGAGCAATTACTGGAATCAAGAAGCTGTTCAGGAGTAGTGAAAGACTATATAAGCCTAACATTGATATCATCAATGACCGATGGGATAGGATGTTGAGGAAAAATTTGCATGCTACGGCATATTTTTTAAATCCCGCTTTTCAATATGACACTGCCACATTCTCTACACATCTACAAATTACAAATGGTTTGTTGGATTACATAGAATCAAAGGTGGATTGGTGTAGTGTGAAAAATTTAACAAGAGAAATTGGAATGTATCGAGAGCGGGAGGGAAGTTTTGGCAGAAAACTTGCTATTCTTACTAGCAAGAAAGATAGACCAg AGAATTGGTGGAAGCTCTTTGGTTGTGATGCTCCCAACTTACAAAAACTTGCAATTCGGGTTTTGAGTCAAACAGCTTCTTCTTCAGGATGTGAGCGTAATTGGAGTGTTTTTGAACGTATTCATACTAAGAAAAGGAATAGGTTGGAGCATCAAAGGCTCAATGATCTTGTATATGTGCATTACAATTTGCGTTTGCAGTATAGGTATATGTAA